The following are encoded in a window of Phaseolus vulgaris cultivar G19833 chromosome 3, P. vulgaris v2.0, whole genome shotgun sequence genomic DNA:
- the LOC137806862 gene encoding protein root UVB sensitive 6, whose translation MAPNPMKINTKQSADSSTIAAAAAAASSQEILVRETLRISANLASTPLLQTPSSLTMICCEEIDGRRWKYVAETDASGHFKKNSFRPLSLHTPQAPVDELLAFIRSYVVPEGFPDSVAPSYVPYMRWRALKHFFGGAMGVFTTQTLLSSVGVSRNRATPGAVAINWILKDGAGRVGKMLFARQGKKFDYDLKQLRFAGDLLMELGAGIELATSAVPHLFLPFACAANVVKNVAAVTSTSTRTPIYKAFAKGENIGDVTAKGECVGNIADLLGTGFSILLAKRNPSLVTTFSLLSCGYILSSYREVKSVVLHTLNCARFSVAVESFLKTGRVPTLQEGNMNENIFSFPWRDRPVVLGSRIKEAFQDPSAYIAIEPLFDREKYIVTYNPLKHKVYAVLKDQAKSDDILKAAFHANVLFNLINSNKSKASSLKETGDLNSNVTHTIADIEACMADTCKIVANSYGLFKNKAKEQGWAMSESLLNPGRARLYPRDNK comes from the exons ATGGCTCCTAATCCAATGAAGATCAACACCAAGCAATCTGCGGATTCGAGTACCATAgcggcagcagcagcagcagcttCGTCCCAGGAGATTCTCGTCCGCGAAACGCTGCGTATCAGCGCCAATTTGGCCTCCACCCCTCTCCTCCAAACGCCCTCCTCCCTCACAATGATCTGCTGCGAGGAAATCGACGGCCGTCGGTGGAAGTACGTCGCCGAGACCGATGCCTCCGGTCATTTCAAGAAGAATTCCTTTCGCCCTCTCTCCCTGCACACTCCCCAGGCCCCTGTCGAC GAACTCCTCGCTTTCATTAGATCCTATGTTGTTCCGGAGGGTTTCCCCGACAGTGTTGCTCCTTCCTACGTCCCCTACATGAGATGGAGGGCTCTTAAG CACTTTTTTGGTGGAGCAATGGGCGTTTTCACCACCCAAACCCTCTTGAGTTCAGTTGGCGTCTCCAGAAACAGGGCTACTCCTGGGGCTGTCGCCATCAACTGGATTCTCAAG GACGGTGCTGGTCGTGTGGGGAAGATGCTTTTTGCTCGCCAAGGAAAGAAATTTGATTATGACCTCAAACAG CTGCGGTTTGCAGGTGATCTTCTGATGGAGTTGGGTGCTGGAATTGAGCTGGCAACTTCTGCAGTGCCACATCTGTTTCTACCTTTTGCTTGTGCTGCTAATGTAGTAAAG AATGTTGCTGCTGTAACTTCAACATCAACTCGTACACCAATTTACAAAGCCTTTGCCAAAGGGGAAAACATAGGGGATGTCACTGCTAAAGGAGAATGTGTTGGCAATATTGCGGACCTG TTAGGAACTGGTTTTAGCATATTGCTTGCCAAAAGGAATCCGTCGCTTGTCACCACATTTTCCCTCCTTTCATGTGGATATATCCTTAGCTCATATAGAGAG GTTAAATCTGTTGTTTTGCACACACTTAACTGTGCAAGATTCAGTGTGGCAGTAGAATCCTTCCTCAAGACAG GACGAGTTCCCACTTTGCAGGAGGGCAATATGAATGAGAACATATTCAGTTTTCCATGGAGAGATAGGCCTGTTGTCCTTG GATCAAGAATCAAGGAAGCATTCCAAGACCCTAGTGCTTATATTGCCATAGAGCCCTTGTTTGAT AGGGAGAAATATATTGTAACATATAACCCCTTGAAACACAAGGTTTATGCTGTGCTCAAGGATCAGGCAAAGTCAGATGACATTCTAAAAGCAGCATTCCAC GCTAATGTGCTCTTCAATTTGATAAATTCGAATAAAAGTAAGGCCTCATCTTTGAAGGAAACTGGGGATCTTAACTCAAACGTGACACACACAATTGCTGATATTGAGGCTTGTATGGCTGATACTTGCAAGATTGTGGCTAATTCTTATGGTCTTTTCAAGAATAAAGCTAAGGAGCAG GGTTGGGCAATGTCAGAATCACTTCTAAATCCTGGTCGAGCTAGGCTGTATCCACGTGATAATAAATGA
- the LOC137806863 gene encoding glucose and ribitol dehydrogenase-like — protein sequence MATNKDSKFPPQSQKTQPGKEHVMDPLPQTIHKDYKPANKLQGKVALVTGGDSGIGRAVCLCFAKEGATVAFTYVKGHEDRDKDDTLKMLLEAKTGGADDPLAIAADIGFDENCKQVIDLVVKEYGRVDVLVNNAAEQHLTNSVEEITQQQIERVFGTNIFSQFFLVKHALKHMRKGSSIINSTSVNAYNGNPEALDYTATKGAIVAFTRGLSQQLVSRGIRVNAVAPGPVWTPIQPASKSGELVQNLGCEVPMKRAAQPSEIAPCYLFLATCQDSSYYTGQVLHPNGGEIVNA from the exons ATGGCCACCAATAAGGACTCCAAGTTCCCACCTCAGAGCCAGAAAACTCAGCCAGGAAAAGAACATGTAATGGATCCACTCCCACAAACCATACATAAAGACTACAAGCCCGCCAATAAACTTCAG GGAAAGGTGGCGTTGGTGACAGGAGGTGACTCAGGAATTGGCAGAGCGGTTTGCCTGTGTTTCGCCAAAGAGGGTGCAACTGTGGCTTTCACATACGTTAAGGGCCATGAGGACAGGGATAAAGATGATACTCTGAAGATGCTGCTAGAAGCTaaaacaggtggtgcagatgATCCATTAGCAATAGCGGCGGATATTGGCTTTGATGAGAACTGCAAACAGGTGATTGACCTGGTTGTGAAAGAATATGGACGCGTTGATGTTCTAGTGAACAATGCAGCTGAGCAGCATTTAACAAACTCTGTAGAGGAAATCACACAACAGCAGATTGAAAGAGTCTTCGGGACCAATATCTTTTCACAGTTCTTTTTGGTCAA GCATGCGCTGAAGCACATGAGAAAAGGGAGCTCCATCATCAACTCCACTTCAGTTAACGCCTACAATGGGAATCCAGAAGCGTTGGACTACACCGCTACTAAGGGAGCTATTGTTGCCTTCACGAGAGGTCTTTCTCAGCAACTGGTGAGTAGGGGAATCAGGGTGAATGCTGTTGCACCTGGCCCAGTTTGGACGCCAATACAACCTGCTTCCAAGTCTGGTGAATTGGTTCAGAACTTGGGGTGTGAGGTTCCAATGAAGCGTGCGGCTCAGCCTAGTGAGATTGCTCCGTGTTATTTGTTCTTGGCAACTTGTCAGGACTCTTCCTACTATACTGGTCAAGTCCTCCATCCAAATG GTGGAGAGATCGTCAACGCTTAA